Proteins co-encoded in one Streptococcus pyogenes genomic window:
- a CDS encoding ABC transporter ATP-binding protein — MINREIAVKVQHVSKTFKLPTEATKSFRTTLVNRLRGIKGFTEQHVLKDINFDVYKGDFFGIVGRNGSGKSTLLKIISQIYVPEKGQVTVDGKMVSFIELGVGFNPELTGRENVYMNGAMLGFTKDEVDDMYNDIVDFAELHHFMNQKLKNYSSGMQVRLAFSVAIKAQGDVLILDEVLAVGDEAFQRKCNDYFMERKDSGKTTILVTHDMGAVKKYCNRAVLIEDGLVKAYGEPFDVANQYSVDNTETAEDAMNAEKISVSDIAKDLKVSLISNPRITPNDTITFEVSYEVLKDDFTYIAFSLTDIDRNIWVYNDNSLDYPTQGIGRKCISYQCQLSQLNDIKLKLEVTVRDKNGQMLLFSTAEQSPQIVIQRNDIDQDDLSALDSASGLYQRNGKWVFH; from the coding sequence ATGATTAATAGAGAAATTGCAGTAAAAGTACAGCATGTTAGTAAAACGTTTAAACTGCCTACAGAAGCAACTAAAAGTTTTCGCACGACTCTGGTTAATCGCCTAAGAGGGATTAAAGGATTTACTGAACAACATGTGCTAAAAGATATTAACTTTGATGTTTATAAAGGCGATTTTTTTGGAATTGTTGGGCGTAACGGCTCAGGAAAATCAACGCTCCTTAAAATTATTTCCCAGATCTATGTTCCAGAAAAAGGGCAGGTTACAGTAGATGGGAAGATGGTTTCTTTTATAGAGCTTGGAGTGGGATTCAATCCAGAATTAACAGGACGAGAAAACGTCTATATGAACGGCGCCATGCTGGGATTTACCAAAGACGAAGTTGATGATATGTACAATGATATTGTTGATTTTGCAGAGTTGCATCATTTTATGAATCAAAAATTAAAAAATTATTCTTCTGGCATGCAGGTACGTTTAGCATTTTCAGTGGCTATTAAAGCCCAAGGTGACGTTCTTATTTTAGATGAGGTGCTTGCTGTAGGAGATGAAGCTTTTCAGCGAAAATGTAATGATTATTTTATGGAAAGAAAAGACAGTGGTAAGACGACTATTTTAGTGACACATGATATGGGAGCTGTTAAGAAGTATTGTAACCGTGCAGTTCTTATTGAAGATGGTCTTGTTAAAGCATATGGAGAACCATTTGATGTTGCTAATCAGTATAGTGTAGATAATACAGAGACAGCTGAGGATGCAATGAATGCTGAAAAAATATCTGTATCTGATATTGCCAAAGATTTGAAAGTGTCATTAATCTCAAATCCAAGAATAACACCAAATGACACAATCACATTTGAAGTTTCTTATGAAGTTTTAAAAGATGATTTTACCTACATTGCCTTTTCTTTAACGGATATTGATAGAAACATTTGGGTTTACAACGACAATTCTTTAGATTATCCAACACAAGGTATAGGTAGAAAATGCATTTCCTACCAATGTCAACTATCTCAACTTAATGATATAAAACTAAAATTAGAAGTAACTGTCCGAGATAAGAACGGTCAGATGCTACTCTTTTCAACAGCAGAACAATCACCCCAGATAGTGATTCAAAGAAACGATATTGATCAAGATGATCTGTCAGCTCTAGATTCAGCAAGTGGCTTGTATCAACGTAATGGGAAGTGGGTTTTTCATTAA
- a CDS encoding ABC transporter permease: MNFLTKKNRILLREMVKTDFKLRYQGSAIGYLWSILKPLMMFTIMYLVFIRFLRLGGNVPHFPVALLLANVIWSFFSEATSMGMVSIVSRGDLLRKLNFSKHIIVFSAVLGALINFLINLVVVLIFALINGVTISGYAYLSLFLFIELVVLVLGIALLLSNVFVYYRDLAQVWEVLLQAGMYATPIIYPITFVLDSHPLAAKLLMLNPVAQMIQDFRYLLIDRANVTIWQMSTNWFYIVIPYLVPFVILFIGIFVFKKNADRFAEII; the protein is encoded by the coding sequence ATGAATTTTTTAACAAAGAAAAACCGTATTTTACTGAGAGAAATGGTAAAAACGGATTTTAAATTACGCTATCAAGGGAGCGCAATTGGCTATCTATGGTCTATCTTAAAACCGCTTATGATGTTTACGATTATGTACTTGGTATTTATTCGTTTTCTTCGCCTGGGTGGAAATGTACCTCATTTTCCAGTAGCGCTTTTATTGGCAAATGTCATCTGGTCTTTTTTTTCAGAAGCAACTAGCATGGGAATGGTATCTATTGTATCTCGGGGAGACTTGTTGCGAAAATTGAACTTTTCTAAGCACATCATTGTTTTTTCGGCAGTGTTAGGAGCTTTAATTAATTTTCTTATTAATTTGGTTGTTGTTTTAATTTTTGCGTTGATAAATGGTGTGACTATATCAGGGTATGCTTATCTCTCTCTTTTTCTTTTTATAGAATTAGTTGTTTTAGTGCTTGGAATTGCATTGTTATTGTCGAATGTCTTTGTTTATTATCGTGACTTAGCTCAAGTCTGGGAAGTACTATTACAAGCAGGTATGTATGCCACTCCAATCATTTATCCGATCACTTTTGTTTTAGATAGCCACCCTTTGGCGGCAAAGTTGTTGATGCTAAATCCAGTAGCACAAATGATTCAAGATTTTCGTTATTTATTGATTGACAGGGCCAACGTAACGATTTGGCAGATGTCAACCAATTGGTTTTACATTGTTATTCCATATTTAGTACCATTTGTTATATTATTTATTGGCATCTTTGTCTTTAAGAAAAATGCCGATAGATTTGCGGAGATTATTTAA
- a CDS encoding glycosyltransferase family 2 protein has protein sequence MYKVSIICTNYNKAPWISDALDSFLSQVTDFEVEIIVIDDASTDDSREILKSYQKKSSGKIKLLFNETNIGITKTWIKACLYAKGKYIARCDGDDYWTDSFKLQKQVDVLEASKRSRWCNTDFDFVNSQGDLLYANAFSSGHTPLTDTYEKVLALKGMTMASTWLVDADLMRQVNQKINVDTPDDTFDIQLELFQLTQLTYIKDSTTIYRMTTDSDSRPTDTPKMIYRIQKLLDTQLNYLKKYNQVDTKEVSELLLQQDAKQEIRIHELSCFIQELQQTIVDKTKQQETREVELQNVIEEQKNQLSELRQQYHAIINSRQWKYTSKLIAFIRRKK, from the coding sequence ATGTATAAAGTTTCAATTATTTGCACCAATTATAACAAAGCTCCTTGGATATCTGATGCACTTGACAGTTTTTTAAGCCAAGTGACAGATTTTGAGGTTGAAATTATTGTTATTGATGATGCTTCTACAGATGACTCACGAGAGATTTTAAAGAGTTATCAAAAAAAGTCTTCAGGAAAAATTAAATTACTCTTTAACGAAACTAATATTGGAATAACAAAGACTTGGATAAAAGCATGCCTTTATGCAAAAGGCAAATATATTGCTAGATGTGATGGTGATGATTACTGGACGGATAGTTTTAAACTCCAAAAACAAGTTGATGTCTTAGAAGCTTCCAAACGGTCACGATGGTGTAATACTGATTTTGACTTTGTAAATAGTCAAGGCGACTTATTATATGCTAATGCTTTTTCATCTGGTCATACACCTTTGACAGATACTTACGAAAAAGTTTTAGCCTTAAAAGGGATGACGATGGCATCGACATGGTTAGTTGATGCTGATTTAATGAGACAAGTAAACCAAAAAATCAATGTAGATACACCAGACGATACTTTTGATATTCAACTAGAGTTATTTCAACTGACTCAACTGACCTATATTAAAGACTCAACGACGATTTATCGCATGACAACCGATTCTGATTCAAGACCTACTGATACACCAAAAATGATTTATCGTATTCAAAAACTACTTGATACTCAGTTAAATTACTTAAAAAAGTATAATCAGGTAGATACAAAAGAAGTGTCTGAACTATTATTACAACAAGATGCTAAGCAAGAAATACGAATTCATGAGTTGAGTTGCTTTATTCAAGAATTACAACAAACTATCGTAGATAAAACAAAGCAGCAAGAAACACGTGAAGTGGAGTTGCAAAATGTCATAGAAGAACAAAAAAATCAACTATCTGAATTAAGACAACAATACCATGCCATTATTAATTCACGTCAATGGAAATACACGTCTAAGCTCATTGCTTTTATTAGGAGAAAAAAATGA
- the cps2T gene encoding beta 1-4 rhamnosyltransferase Cps2T — MQDVFIIGSRGLPAKYGGFETFVEELISHQSSKNIRYHVACLSDTKHKVHFDYKGADCFYLNPPKLGPARVIAYDMMAITYALSYSDQHQIQNPIFYVLGNTVGAFIAPFVKQIHNRGGRFFINPDGLEWKRSKWSRPVQAYLKFSEKQMTRQADLVISDNIGIDRYLKQVYPWSKTCFIAYGTQTQPSRLATADSKVRAYFQTFDIREKDYYLILGRFVPENNYETAIKEFMASSTKRDLVIICNHEGNAYFKQLLAETECDKDPRIKFVGTLYDKELLAYIREQAYAYIHGHEVGGTNPGLLEALAHTNLNLVLGVDFNQSVAKSAALYWTKQKGQLAELINQVDAGFDSDHLGKEAKAIIQEHYTWEKIVGEYEALFLNEH, encoded by the coding sequence ATGCAGGATGTTTTTATCATTGGTAGCAGAGGGTTACCAGCGAAATACGGTGGCTTTGAAACCTTTGTCGAAGAGTTGATTAGTCATCAATCATCTAAAAACATTCGTTATCATGTTGCTTGTTTAAGCGATACGAAGCATAAGGTTCATTTTGATTATAAGGGGGCAGATTGCTTTTACCTTAATCCCCCAAAACTTGGTCCTGCTAGAGTTATTGCTTATGATATGATGGCAATTACCTATGCCCTGTCTTATAGCGACCAACACCAGATTCAGAACCCTATTTTTTATGTGTTGGGCAATACTGTAGGCGCTTTTATTGCGCCATTTGTGAAGCAGATTCACAATCGAGGTGGACGCTTTTTTATCAATCCAGACGGGTTAGAGTGGAAACGGTCTAAATGGTCAAGACCAGTGCAGGCCTACCTGAAGTTTTCCGAAAAGCAAATGACTAGACAGGCTGATTTGGTCATTTCAGATAATATTGGCATTGACCGCTACCTTAAACAAGTTTATCCTTGGTCTAAAACATGTTTTATTGCTTATGGAACGCAGACACAACCTTCACGTTTGGCAACAGCAGATAGCAAGGTCAGAGCTTATTTTCAAACCTTTGATATTAGAGAAAAGGATTACTATCTCATTTTAGGACGCTTTGTTCCTGAAAATAATTACGAAACCGCTATTAAAGAATTTATGGCTTCCTCAACTAAGCGTGATTTAGTGATTATTTGTAATCATGAAGGCAATGCTTACTTTAAGCAATTACTTGCTGAGACAGAGTGTGATAAAGACCCACGCATTAAATTTGTTGGTACCCTTTATGACAAAGAACTATTAGCCTACATTCGAGAACAGGCTTATGCCTATATCCATGGTCATGAGGTAGGAGGGACTAATCCAGGCCTTCTAGAAGCACTAGCCCATACCAATCTTAATTTGGTTTTAGGAGTTGATTTTAACCAGTCGGTGGCTAAGTCTGCTGCGCTTTATTGGACCAAGCAAAAAGGGCAATTAGCAGAGCTGATTAACCAAGTTGATGCAGGTTTTGATAGTGATCATCTGGGCAAAGAAGCCAAAGCTATTATTCAAGAACATTACACTTGGGAAAAAATTGTAGGGGAGTACGAGGCTTTATTTTTAAATGAACATTAA
- a CDS encoding glycosyltransferase family 2 protein, translating into MNINILLSTYNGERFLAEQIQSIQRQTVNDWTLLIRDDGSTDGTQDIIRTFVKEDKRIQWINEGQTENLGVIKNFYTLLKHQKADVYFFSDQDDIWLDNKLEVTLLEAQKHEMTAPLLVYTDLKVVTQHLAVCHDSMIKTQSGHANTSLLQELTENTVTGGTMMITHALAEEWTTCDGLLMHDWYLALLASAIGKLVYLDIPTELYRQHDANVLGARTWSKRMKNWLTPHHLVNKYWWLITSSQKQAQLLLDLPLKPNDHELVTAYVSLLDMPFTKRLATLKRYGFRKNRIFHTFIFRSLVVTLFGYRRK; encoded by the coding sequence ATGAACATTAATATTTTACTATCCACCTACAATGGAGAACGCTTCTTAGCAGAACAAATTCAAAGTATCCAAAGGCAAACAGTTAACGACTGGACCTTATTGATTAGAGATGATGGTTCAACTGATGGCACCCAGGATATTATTCGCACATTTGTCAAGGAAGACAAACGAATTCAGTGGATCAATGAGGGGCAGACAGAAAATCTGGGAGTTATTAAGAATTTTTACACCCTCTTAAAGCACCAAAAAGCAGATGTCTATTTTTTCAGTGACCAAGATGATATATGGTTAGACAATAAACTGGAAGTGACCTTATTGGAGGCTCAAAAACATGAAATGACAGCTCCTTTATTGGTTTATACAGACCTCAAAGTGGTAACCCAACATTTAGCTGTTTGCCATGACAGTATGATTAAGACCCAATCTGGTCATGCAAACACAAGCCTACTTCAAGAATTAACCGAAAATACCGTAACAGGCGGCACAATGATGATTACTCATGCTCTGGCTGAGGAATGGACCACTTGTGACGGTTTATTGATGCATGACTGGTATTTAGCTTTACTAGCTTCTGCTATTGGGAAATTAGTTTACCTTGATATTCCAACAGAATTATACCGTCAGCACGATGCTAACGTGTTGGGAGCTAGAACTTGGTCTAAACGCATGAAAAATTGGTTAACCCCCCATCATTTAGTCAACAAATATTGGTGGTTGATTACTTCAAGCCAAAAACAGGCTCAATTACTATTAGATTTACCATTAAAACCAAATGACCATGAATTGGTAACGGCCTATGTTTCTTTATTGGATATGCCTTTTACCAAACGCTTAGCTACCTTGAAAAGGTACGGTTTTAGAAAAAATCGCATCTTTCACACCTTTATTTTTCGTAGTTTAGTTGTTACCTTATTTGGTTACAGGAGAAAGTAA
- a CDS encoding rhamnan synthesis F family protein has protein sequence MNRILLYVHFNKYNKISAHVYYQLEQMRSLFSKIVFISNSKVSHEDLKRLKNHCLIDEFLQRKNKGFDFSAWHDGLIIMGFDKLEEFDSLTIMNDTCFGPIWEMAPYFENFEEKETVDFWGITNNRGTKAFKEHVQSYFMTFKNQVIQNKVFQQFWQSIIEYENVQEVIQHYETQLTSILLNEGFSYQTVFDTRKAESSFMPHPDFSYYNPTAILKHHVPFIKVKAIDANQHIAPYLLNLIRETTNYPIDLIVSHMSQISLPDTKYLLSQKYLNCQRLAKQTCQKVAVHLHVFYVDLLDEFLTAFENWNFHYDLFITTDSDIKRKEIKEILQRKGKTADIRVTGNRGRDIYPMLLLKDKLSQYDYIGHFHTKKSKEADFWAGESWRKELIDMLVKPADSILSAFETDDIGIIIADIPSFFRFNKIVNAWNEHLIAQEMMSLWRKMDVKKQIDFQAMDTFVMSYGTFVWFKYDALKSLFDLELTQNDIPSEPLPQNSILHAIERLLVYIAWGDSYDFRIVKNPYELTPFIDNKLLNLREDEGAHTYVNFNQMGGIKGALKYIIVGPAKAMKYIFLRLMEKLK, from the coding sequence ATGAATCGTATTTTATTATATGTTCACTTCAACAAATACAATAAAATAAGTGCACATGTTTACTATCAATTGGAACAAATGAGATCACTGTTTTCTAAGATTGTTTTTATCTCAAATAGTAAAGTGAGTCACGAAGATTTAAAACGTCTCAAAAACCACTGTCTTATTGATGAGTTTTTGCAACGCAAAAATAAAGGTTTTGATTTTTCTGCATGGCACGATGGCTTGATTATTATGGGATTTGACAAGTTGGAAGAGTTTGACTCATTGACGATTATGAACGATACTTGTTTTGGTCCTATTTGGGAGATGGCTCCTTATTTTGAAAATTTTGAAGAAAAAGAGACAGTTGACTTTTGGGGAATTACTAATAATAGAGGTACAAAAGCTTTTAAAGAACATGTCCAAAGTTATTTTATGACGTTTAAAAATCAAGTCATTCAAAACAAAGTTTTTCAACAATTTTGGCAATCGATAATAGAATATGAAAACGTTCAAGAAGTGATTCAGCATTATGAAACGCAATTAACATCCATTCTCTTAAATGAAGGCTTTAGTTATCAGACGGTCTTTGATACTAGAAAAGCTGAGTCGTCATTCATGCCACATCCGGATTTTTCATATTATAATCCAACAGCAATTTTAAAACACCATGTGCCTTTTATAAAAGTAAAAGCTATTGATGCTAACCAGCATATCGCTCCTTACTTATTGAATCTGATACGAGAAACAACCAATTATCCTATAGATCTTATTGTTTCACATATGTCGCAAATCTCTTTGCCAGATACTAAGTACCTTTTATCTCAAAAATACCTAAACTGCCAACGGTTAGCAAAACAAACTTGTCAAAAGGTAGCTGTTCATTTACATGTTTTTTACGTTGATTTGCTAGATGAATTTTTAACAGCTTTCGAAAACTGGAACTTCCATTATGATCTTTTTATTACAACAGATAGTGATATCAAAAGAAAAGAGATCAAAGAAATACTTCAAAGAAAAGGTAAAACTGCTGATATACGCGTTACGGGAAATAGAGGAAGAGATATTTATCCAATGTTATTACTAAAAGATAAACTTTCTCAATATGATTATATTGGTCATTTCCATACGAAAAAATCAAAAGAAGCTGATTTTTGGGCAGGAGAATCTTGGCGAAAAGAATTGATTGATATGCTCGTGAAACCAGCAGATAGTATTCTTAGCGCTTTTGAGACAGATGATATTGGTATTATAATCGCAGATATTCCAAGTTTTTTTAGATTTAATAAGATTGTCAATGCTTGGAATGAGCATTTAATCGCTCAAGAAATGATGTCTTTGTGGAGAAAAATGGATGTTAAAAAACAAATTGATTTTCAAGCTATGGATACATTTGTTATGAGTTATGGAACATTTGTATGGTTTAAATACGATGCTCTAAAATCACTTTTTGATTTAGAATTAACTCAAAATGATATTCCAAGTGAACCTTTACCACAAAACTCTATATTACATGCGATTGAGCGGTTACTTGTCTATATAGCGTGGGGGGATTCTTATGATTTTAGGATTGTTAAAAATCCCTATGAGTTAACACCTTTTATTGACAATAAACTGTTAAATTTACGTGAAGATGAAGGAGCTCATACCTACGTTAACTTTAATCAAATGGGCGGTATCAAAGGAGCATTGAAATATATTATCGTTGGTCCCGCTAAAGCAATGAAGTATATATTCTTGCGTTTAATGGAGAAACTTAAATGA
- the rfbD gene encoding dTDP-4-dehydrorhamnose reductase codes for MILITGSNGQLGTELRYLLDERGVDYVAVDVAEMDITNEDKVEAVFAQVKPTLVYHCAAYTAVDAAEDEGKALNEAINVTGSENIAKACGKYGATLVYISTDYVFDGNKPVGQEWVETDHPDPKTEYGRTKRLGELAVERYAEHFYIIRTAWVFGNYGKNFVFTMEQLAENHSRLTVVNDQHGRPTWTRTLAEFMCYLTENQKAFGYYHLSNDAKEDTTWYDFAKEILKDKAVEVVPVDSSAFPAKAKRPLNSTMNLDKAKATGFVIPTWQEALKAFYQQGLKK; via the coding sequence ATGATTTTAATTACAGGAAGCAATGGTCAATTAGGGACAGAACTTCGATACTTATTAGATGAACGAGGTGTTGATTATGTAGCCGTTGATGTCGCAGAAATGGACATCACAAATGAAGACAAAGTCGAAGCTGTTTTTGCGCAGGTCAAGCCAACATTGGTCTATCATTGTGCTGCTTATACGGCAGTTGATGCAGCAGAAGACGAAGGAAAAGCCTTGAATGAGGCTATTAATGTAACAGGCTCAGAAAATATTGCCAAGGCTTGTGGAAAATATGGGGCTACCCTTGTTTACATTTCAACAGACTACGTATTTGATGGCAATAAACCAGTCGGTCAAGAATGGGTAGAAACAGATCATCCAGACCCTAAGACAGAATATGGCCGTACAAAACGTTTAGGAGAACTAGCTGTTGAACGATACGCAGAGCATTTTTATATTATCCGTACTGCTTGGGTATTTGGAAATTATGGTAAAAACTTTGTCTTTACCATGGAGCAGTTAGCAGAAAATCACTCCCGTTTGACTGTTGTCAATGACCAACACGGTCGGCCAACGTGGACAAGGACCTTGGCAGAATTCATGTGTTATTTGACAGAGAATCAAAAAGCCTTTGGTTACTATCACTTGTCAAATGATGCTAAGGAAGACACCACTTGGTATGATTTTGCCAAAGAAATCTTAAAAGACAAGGCTGTTGAAGTGGTGCCAGTTGATTCATCAGCTTTCCCAGCAAAAGCCAAACGTCCTTTAAATTCAACCATGAATCTTGATAAGGCAAAAGCAACAGGGTTTGTTATTCCAACATGGCAAGAAGCCTTGAAGGCATTTTACCAACAAGGACTGAAAAAGTAA
- the rpoD gene encoding RNA polymerase sigma factor RpoD, giving the protein MTKQKEITTFNVQVAEFIRHHKKEGTAIDDDVTEKLVIPFALDADQIDDLLERLTDGGISITDKEGNPSSKYIVEEPKPEELTDEELIGSNSAKVNDPVRMYLKEIGVVPLLTSEEEKELAVAVAKGDLMAKQRLAEANLRLVVSIAKRYVGRGMQFLDLIQEGNMGLMKAVDKFDYSKGFKFSTYATWWIRQAITRAIADQARTIRIPVHMVETINKLVREQRNLLQELGQDPTPEQIAERMEMTPDKVREILKIAQEPVSLETPIGEEDDSHLGDFIEDEVIENPVDYTTRVVLREQLDEVLDTLTDREENVLRLRFGLDDGKMRTLEDVGKVFNVTRERIRQIEAKALRKLRHPSRSKQLRDFIED; this is encoded by the coding sequence ATGACAAAACAAAAAGAAATAACAACTTTTAACGTTCAAGTTGCGGAGTTTATTCGCCATCACAAAAAAGAAGGAACAGCGATTGATGATGACGTGACCGAAAAACTTGTCATTCCATTTGCTTTGGATGCTGATCAGATTGATGACTTACTTGAGCGGTTAACAGATGGTGGTATCTCGATTACGGATAAAGAAGGTAACCCATCATCAAAATACATTGTTGAAGAACCAAAACCAGAAGAATTAACTGATGAAGAATTAATTGGTAGTAATTCAGCTAAAGTAAACGACCCTGTCCGCATGTACCTCAAAGAAATTGGTGTGGTACCGCTTTTAACAAGTGAAGAGGAAAAAGAATTGGCTGTTGCGGTTGCCAAGGGAGATTTAATGGCTAAACAACGTTTAGCGGAAGCAAACCTTCGTCTTGTTGTCTCAATTGCAAAACGTTATGTTGGACGTGGAATGCAATTTCTTGATTTAATTCAAGAAGGTAACATGGGACTCATGAAAGCTGTTGATAAATTTGATTATTCAAAAGGATTCAAATTCTCAACTTATGCAACATGGTGGATTCGTCAAGCTATAACACGCGCAATTGCAGATCAAGCACGTACGATTCGTATCCCTGTTCATATGGTTGAAACCATTAATAAATTGGTTCGTGAACAACGTAACCTTCTTCAAGAACTTGGTCAAGATCCAACGCCAGAACAAATCGCAGAACGTATGGAAATGACTCCAGACAAGGTTCGTGAAATTCTAAAAATTGCTCAAGAACCTGTTTCTTTAGAAACACCAATTGGGGAAGAAGATGATAGTCACTTAGGTGATTTTATCGAAGATGAAGTTATTGAAAATCCAGTAGATTATACGACGCGTGTTGTTCTTCGTGAGCAATTGGATGAAGTTTTAGATACGCTTACTGACCGTGAAGAGAACGTTCTTCGCCTACGCTTTGGCCTTGACGATGGTAAAATGCGTACGTTAGAGGACGTAGGTAAAGTCTTTAATGTTACTCGTGAGCGCATTCGACAGATTGAAGCTAAAGCCCTTAGAAAACTTCGCCATCCTAGTCGTAGTAAACAATTAAGAGACTTTATAGAGGACTAA
- a CDS encoding metal-sulfur cluster assembly factor, producing the protein MSDTPKYTQDQVIAIKNRILEALETVIDPELGIDVVNLGLIYEIRFNDNGYTEIDMTLTTMGCPLADLLTDYIHDALQDVPEVTKTEVKLVWYPAWTVDKMSRYARIALGIR; encoded by the coding sequence ATGTCTGATACACCAAAATATACACAAGATCAGGTGATAGCTATCAAGAATAGAATTCTTGAAGCTTTAGAAACTGTTATTGATCCCGAGCTAGGTATTGATGTTGTTAATCTAGGCTTGATTTATGAAATTCGGTTTAATGATAACGGTTATACAGAGATTGATATGACACTCACAACAATGGGTTGTCCTTTGGCAGACTTGTTGACAGATTACATCCATGATGCCCTGCAAGATGTGCCAGAAGTCACTAAGACTGAGGTCAAATTAGTCTGGTACCCTGCTTGGACGGTTGATAAAATGAGCCGCTATGCTAGGATTGCGCTGGGTATTCGCTAA